The DNA segment GTCCCGGGCCGGGGCGAGGGCTCGCCGTGCCGTGGCGGATCCGTCGAGGCACACGATTACGAAGGGGAACTGTTCCGGGGGCTTGGCGTTGGGCCCCACGATCAGCACCGGTTCAGTCGCTCGCTCGAGTACCTCTGCTCCGACCGAACCGATGAGGACCCGGCCGAGGGGCCCGCGCGCGTGCGCGCCGAGAACCAGAGTGGCGGCGTCGAGCTCGCCGGCGGCGAGCAGGGAGGTGGCGACGTCGTCGGAGCCGACGACACGCGTGTATTCAAGCGTCACCCCGGCGCGTTCGGCTTGGGCCCGCATCTCGAACTCGTCACGCCCGTGGTCGCTGTTGGGGGAGTTGACGACGACGCCCGCGAGGGTGGCGCCGCTGCGGTGGGCCAACGCGGCCGCTACCGTCAGCGCCAGCGACGACGGCGGAAGGTCATCGAGGGCGACGAGGAAGTGCTTGGGTGCGCTCACAGCTTCGGGTCGGCGTGCAGCGCCCGGAGGTGGTTCTCGACGGCGACGACCCCTTCGACCTTCGACGCGACCGCTGCCAGAAGCGCCACGTCCATCGGAGTGTCGGCCTCGCCGTCGAGCGTGACGACGCCGCCGGCGACCGAGACGCGCGCGTGATGATGCTCGGGCGACTGGAGCGGGCTGGTGAACCGTTCACTGACTTCGGTGGCGAGGTCGTCGTCGGTCCGGTGAAATGGCTTGAGCAAGTCGTGGCGCGTGACGATGCCCACGACGCGGCCGTCTTGCACGACCGGCATGCGCTTGCGGTGCGACAGCAGCATGCGCTGAGCCGCGGACACCACTGTCTCGTCGGGCGACGCCGTCATCGGCGCGGCGGTCATGAGTTCCCGCGCCGTCAGGCCCGCCGCTTTGCGAACCCACTGGGGATCGTGGCCGCTCAGATACGCGCCGATCAGCGCCAGCGGGCGGCGCCGGGCCGGCCCATAAGCCTCGTTGCTCATGAGGTCGGCCTCGGTGACGACGCCCAGGAGAGCCCCGGACTCGTCGACCACCGGCAGCCCGCTCACGTCGTTGTGCAGCAGGGTGTCGACGATGTCGGAGAACGGCATACTCGGCCCGATGGTGATGGCCGGACTCGTCATGACTTCGCTGATCTTCACGCTCGTAGCGTGCGCTCACGACCAGAGGCGAAACAGGGACTTCCGGCCCTGCCTGACCCCGCCAAAAGGGCGCAACCTGGCGCCCATGAAGCGCATCCTCGTAGCGGGCGTCACCATCGCCCTCGCCCTGGCGGCCTGCGGTAAGAGCAACGACAACAACGGCGCGTCGACCACGTCGTCGTCGACGGCGCCCGCCACGTCCACGAGCACAAGCCTCGCCGGTCTCGAACAGCCGGCCATCTGGCCGACGGCCGACACGTATTTCGCCACGCCGGCGGCGGCGGCGTCGGACTTCGTGTCCAAGGTCCTCGGCGTTCCCCCGGTGCTGGGGGACTTCCAGCAGGGCGACACCACGAGCGGGGAGATGCTCGTGTACTCGCAGCCGGAGGGGTCGTCGCAGAAGACGGAGCGCAGCCGGCTGCTCTTACGCCAGCTCGGCGCTCGCCACGGCTGGTTCATCACCGCGGCGGTCAACGACAGCGAAGTCTTCAGCTCGCCGGTGGCGCGGGCGACGGTGAGCGCCGGTTCGCTGACGGTCACCGGCAAAGGCCGTGGTTTCGAAGCGCTCGTCCTCGTGCAGGCCTTTGTCGCCGGCAACGCCACGAAGCTCGCCAGCGCGCAGGGCCACGGCGGGTCGATGGCGACGCCGGAGGCCTTCAGCGTCACCCTCGACCTGTCGGCGGCGCACCCCGGTGACACGGTGATGCTGCTGATGAAGGGCGGCGTCGGTCTCGAGACCGATCCCGGCGACTTCAGCGCCATCCCGGTCGTCGTCAGCTGAGATCGATCGCGTCGCCGAGCACAGGTACGCGAGCCGACCAGCCCAGTTCGTCGTGCAGGCGGCGCCGCAGCGCATCAGCGGCGGACGCTTCGCCGTGGACGACGGCCGCGCCCTGTGACGGAACGGCAGTACGTCCCAGCCACTCGACGAGTTCGTCGGCGTCGGCGTGAGCCGACAAACTCTCCATCCGGGCCACCTCGGCGCGGATCGGTACGTACGTGCCGAACACCTTGACGCTGCGGGCGCCCATCAGGAGCGATTCTCCTCGGGTGCCCGCAGCCTGGAATCCGGTGATGAGGATCGTGTTGCGCGGATCGGGTGCCAACGCCATCAGGTGGTGCAGGACGCGCCCACCGGTGAGCATGCCGCTCGCCGCGAGCACGATCGTCGGGCCGCGGCGCGCCGTGAGCGCCTTTGACTCCTCGGCGGTGCGCACGAACTCGACGGCGTCGAACATGGCGGCGCATTCCGCGTCCGACAGCTTGTGCTCACCGGAGAACCGCGTGAACAGTTCGGTGGCGTTGATCGCCATCGGGCTGTTCAGGAACGTCGGCACCGACGGGATCCGCCCGGCGGCGCGCAGCTGCGCCAGGAGGTGCAGCATCATCTGGGCCCGGCCGACGGCGAAGACGGGGATGAGAACCGATCCCCCGCGGCCGACGGTGCGGGTGATGACCGACGTCAACTCCTCGGCCGCGTCGACCCGTGGGTGAAAGCGGTTGCCGTAGGTGGACTCGGTGACGACGAAGTCGGCGGCGGGCAAGGGCTCCGGCGCCAGCATCAACGGATCCTCCGGCCGGCCGACGTCGCCGGTAAACGCCACGGCAGTGGTGCCGTCGTCGACTCGGACCGAGGCGGCACCCAGGATGTGGCCAACGGGCGAGAACGACGCCGTCAGCTCGGGGACGGGGTTGAACGCCTTGGCGAACGGGGCGACGCGTAGGTGCGTGAGCGCCCGTTCGGCGTCCTCCGTCGTGAACAGCGGCAGGGCCGGGTGG comes from the Acidimicrobiales bacterium genome and includes:
- a CDS encoding MBL fold metallo-hydrolase, which codes for MRITFWGAAETVTGSRFLVETRGKRVLVDCGLFQGIKRLRSLNWDPFPVAPASIDAVVLTHAHIDHTGYLPALVRDGFQGSVWCTDGTEALARILLLDSAHLHEEDARYANRHHSSRHHPALPLFTTEDAERALTHLRVAPFAKAFNPVPELTASFSPVGHILGAASVRVDDGTTAVAFTGDVGRPEDPLMLAPEPLPAADFVVTESTYGNRFHPRVDAAEELTSVITRTVGRGGSVLIPVFAVGRAQMMLHLLAQLRAAGRIPSVPTFLNSPMAINATELFTRFSGEHKLSDAECAAMFDAVEFVRTAEESKALTARRGPTIVLAASGMLTGGRVLHHLMALAPDPRNTILITGFQAAGTRGESLLMGARSVKVFGTYVPIRAEVARMESLSAHADADELVEWLGRTAVPSQGAAVVHGEASAADALRRRLHDELGWSARVPVLGDAIDLS
- a CDS encoding CBS domain-containing protein, translated to MKISEVMTSPAITIGPSMPFSDIVDTLLHNDVSGLPVVDESGALLGVVTEADLMSNEAYGPARRRPLALIGAYLSGHDPQWVRKAAGLTARELMTAAPMTASPDETVVSAAQRMLLSHRKRMPVVQDGRVVGIVTRHDLLKPFHRTDDDLATEVSERFTSPLQSPEHHHARVSVAGGVVTLDGEADTPMDVALLAAVASKVEGVVAVENHLRALHADPKL
- a CDS encoding universal stress protein, with protein sequence MSAPKHFLVALDDLPPSSLALTVAAALAHRSGATLAGVVVNSPNSDHGRDEFEMRAQAERAGVTLEYTRVVGSDDVATSLLAAGELDAATLVLGAHARGPLGRVLIGSVGAEVLERATEPVLIVGPNAKPPEQFPFVIVCLDGSATARRALAPARDWAEALGAELRTVTVPEGADPADAIANVAGDTRAALIVATTHGLGGLAAIGSTCAAIVREAPCAALLLGPEVPA